The DNA sequence TCAACGCCGCGATCCGGTCCCCGTGGGAAACCACAGCGGGGCCGGATCGTCGGCGGTTGATGAGCGAGAGCGTCGAGCGGGCGCTGGTCGAGCTGTACGCGGAGGTCGGCGCCCCGACCGCCGGAGTGGCCCTGGCTGCCGTCGGCAGCCTCGGCCGACGCGAGCTCGGCCCGCGCTCCGACATCGACCTGGTGCTGCTGCACGACGGCACCAGGCGCCGCGACATCAACGCCCTCGCCGAGAGCCTGTGGTACCCGCTCTGGGACAGTCGGATCCGGCTGGACTACTCGGTACGGACCGCCCAGGAGTGCATCGCCGTCGCCGCCCACGAACTCAGCGCCGGGGTCGGCCTGCTGGACCTGCGGGCGATCGCCGGCGACGCCGAGCTGGTCGCAGGCACCCGCTCAGCGCTGCTGGCCGGCTGGCGCAACGGGGCCCGCAAGCGGCTGCCCGAGCTGTTGACGTCCATCGACGAGCGGAGCGCCCAGTACGGCGACGCCGCCTATCTGCTCGAGCCTGACCTCAAGGAGGCGCGCGGAGGCTTCCGGGACATGACCATGCTGCGGGCCCTGGCAGCGACCTGGCTGACCGACCGGCCACACGACAGCGTCCGCCAGCCCTACCAACGGCTGCTGGACGTGCGTGATGGCCTGCACCTGAGCTCGGGCCGCACCCTCGACCGGCTGCTGGCCGCCGAGGCCCCCGAGGTCGCGCGGCTGCTGGGCTACGCCGCGGTCGACGACCTGCGCAGAGAGGTGTCCCTGGACGCGCGCCGGATCGGTCACGCGGTCGACCTGACCGTCCGGGCGGCGCGCCAGGTGCTGCCGCCGAAGCGGGTGATGTCGTTCGCCCGCAAGGAGCGCAAGCCGGTCTACTCCCGCGCCGAGCACGGTCTGATCATCCATCTCGGTGAGGTGGGGCTGGACCGACTGACCACACCGTCGACACCGTTGATCGACCTGCGGGCCGGAGCACTGGCCTCCCAGCGCGGGCTGGTGCTCTCCCCGGTGACCGCCGCCAATCTGGGTGAGCACGCCCCCACGCCGCCGACGCCGTGGCCGGTCGAGGCCCGCGAGGCGCTGCTACAGCTGCTGGCCGGCGGTCAGCACCTGATCCCGGTCTGGGAGGCTCTCGAGCTGGCCGGCTGCGTGTCCCGCTGGATCCCCCAGTGGGAGGCGATCCGCGCGCAACCCCAGCACAACCCGATCCACCGGCACACCGTTGACCGGCACTCGATCCAGGCCGTGGCCGAGGCCGCCCCAGCTCTCACCCAGGTGGAGCGCCCAGACGTGCTGCTGCTGGCCTGCCTGTTGCATGACATCGGCAAGCAGCCGGGCGCCGGTGCCGACCATGCCGAACTGGGTGCCCCGATCGCCCGGCAGGTGGTCGAGGCGATGGGCCTGCCCAGCCGCGACGCCGATCTGGTGGAACGGCTGGTTCGCCACCATCTGACCCTGGCCGAGCTGGCCACCCGTCGCGACCATGCCGACCCGGCCACCAGCGAGGCACTGGTGGAGGCGGTCGACGGTCGGGCCGAGGTGCTGCGACTGCTGCGCCGGCTGACCGAGGCCGATGCCCGGGCAGCTGGGCCGAGTGCCTGGTCGCCGTGGCGCGCCCAGCTGATCAACGCGCTCGCCGACCGGGTCGAAAGCCGGCTGGCCGGCGAGGAGCACACCCCCGACACCAAGTCCGCCGACGTCGGCCTGGCCCGGTCGGTTCGGTTGGACGGTCAGCCCAGAATCCGGCTCGAGTCCGCCCCGGGTGGGATCCAGCTGGTGATCGCCGCCCAGGACCGGCTCGGCCTCTTCTCCGATACGGCCGGTCTGCTGGCGGCTCACGCCATCTCGGTCCGTTCCGCCGCTCTGAGCACCATCGACGGGATCGGCGTGAACACCTGGCGGGTGGACAAACAGCTGGCCGCGGATCTGCCCGACCTCGCCTACCTGGTCAAGCAGCTGGAGCGGCTGCAGGACGGGGACCCTACAGTGCTCGCCGCAGTCCGGCGCCGGGAGGCGCGCTCCGGCGCGGACGCGGCACTCTCCTCGCCCCACGTGGCTCTGATCGAGTCCGCCAGTGACAGCGCTGCAGTGGTCGAGGTCCGCACGACCGACCGGTCCGGCCTGCTGTACGCGCTGGGTCGGGCCCTGTCCGACCGGCGGCTGTCGATCCGGTCAGCGCACATCAGCACGCTGGCCGGACAGGCGATCGACACCTTCTACCTCACCGAGGTGGACCAGTCCGCGCCCAACCCGGCACGGGCTCGTGAGGCCGTTCAGGTCCTCACCGAGGCGGCGCTCGGCTCTGCCGCTCAGCCCGTCTGACCGAGGGCCAGCAGGGCGTTCACCTCCGCTGTGGTGGGCGGCTGCGCCCCCTTGCGGGAACAGACGATCGAGGCGGCTGCGGCCCCCCGACGCAGGGCCCCCACCAGGTCGGCCGGGTCGCTGACGTAGCCGTCGAGGAAGCCCGCCATGAAGGTGTCGCCGGCGCCGACGGTGTCGACCACGCTGGTCGGGAACCCGGCGACCCGCACGCTCTCGCCGCCCCGGCGGACGGCGACCGCGCCACCCGCACCGAGGGTGACCACCGCAAGGCCGAGGTCGTACTGCTCGACCCACTGCGCGGCGAGCTCGTCCGGGGTGGCCGACGGGCTGACCACCCGGGCCAGGAACTTCAGGTCCTCGTCGCTCGCCTTGACCACCCCGTTTCCGCGGCCGACCACCTGGAGCCACGGCTCGACCAGCGCCCAGTAGGCGGCCGGGTCGGTGATCACGGTCGGCCGGACGTTGATGTCGTACGAGATCGGCGCCTGCACCGACGCCGCCCAGTCGAGCAGGACGTCGGCGCCGGGCTTCACCACGCAGGCCAGCGACGCAATGTGCAGCCAATCGGCCCGGTCGAGCACCGGCAGCTCGCCGGGCCGCCAGTTGAAGTTCGCGGTGTCGGCGAAGTGGAAGGCATAGCTGGCGACGCCGTCGGCATCCAGGGTGACGACAGCGATCGAGGTGGACTGGTCGGTGACCGTGGCCAGGTCGAGCAGGACTCCGGCGGACTCGATGTGGTTGCGCAGCTGGACTCCGAAGTCGTCACTGGACAACCGGCCCAGGAAGTGGCAGTCCGCCCCGAGCCTGCCGAGCGCCACAGCCGTGTTCATCGGCCCACCGGCCGACAGGGCGAACCAGGTGCTGCTGAAGTGGTCCCGCGGAGCCTCGGCTGACTTCACCAGGTCGATCAGCGTCTCACCGCACACCACGAACCGTGTCATGGGGATCAACCTAACCTGCCACGCGGCACCGGGTCACCACCACCGCCGGCCGCGGTGGTGGTGCCCGCTGCCGACGCTCATCGACGTGCGAGGCCGAGCTGGGAACGCATCTCGCCGGAGAACTCGTCCCACCAGGACGGGGGCAGCGCCCGTTGGTTGATGTCATCAAGCAGCCGGAGCAGACCGTAGCCAGGATCGAGCCGCTGCATCCGCTCGATGCAGGCCACCTGCAGGGCACCGTTCCCGGAGATCCAGCCGGCCATCGCCAGCAGGCCGAGCGGCGCCAGCTCCATGGGTGGGACGGTCCTGGCCACCACCTGATGCCACAGGTCGACGTGGCGGGTCGCGTCGAACCGGGTCATCATCGCCCAGGCAATGTCGCGCACCTCAAGATCGAGCCCGAGCACGGCCAGCCGCGCGCACTCCTCGTCGGTCAGGTTCGCCGCCTCATCCAGCAGCCGCCTGACACTGGACTCCATCAGCTGCTGGCGCCGCCGCCGCGGGAGCACCTCCAGTTCGTCCCGCACCCGCCGCGCGGTCCGCTGCAGCTCGGCCAGGTCTGTTGCGGCTGGCCCCGACACCATTCTGGTCAGTGACTCGCGACCCGGTGCGGCCGCCAGCCCCGCGTACACCGCCTCGGCCGCGAGCGGATGATCATCGATCCGGTAGGGGGTGCCCTCAGGTGGACAGCAGTCGGCGGAGGTGCAGCAGCGCGACCACCAGCGCGACCCGTCGGCGTGGATCGCATCGATCACTGCAATCGGCATCGCAGCCGCCACCTGGTCCAGGATCTCCCCAGCGGGCCAGCTGGTCGCGCTGTAGGCGATCAGCAGCACCCCGCTCGCCTCCTGCCGGGACACCACGTCGCACATCCGCTCGGTCAGCACGTCGACGAACTCGAGCGGCACCAGGTCCACCCTGGCGGTCATCACCAGCTCTCCCGAGTCGACCAGCACCATGACCAGCGACTCCGAGGGGTGGAACCCGAGAAGGTAGGGCACCACGGCGAGGAAGTCGGCGGAGCCGGTGACTTTGAGCCGGGATCGCCCGTCCCGCGGCAGCCGGGAACCTGTGGTGTTGATGCGCCGGCGCGGCCGGTTTCGTCGTGTCATGACCGAACATTGCGGCTGGCGACCGAAAACGTGCACTCCCGCCGGAATCTGTGGACAACTGGCGGTCCAGCTCGAAAGCTGTGCAAGGTAACGTGGACGACGATGAGCGACAGCTACGACGGACCCGGCGGTCCCACCGATCCCGGCCCGTCGGAAGACTCCCCGCGGGCTCCGAGGCCTCAGCCTCCGTACCCGCAGTCAGGCCTGGGCGGGACGCCCCCACAATCGGGCCTGGGCGGGACGCCCCCACAGTCCGGCATGGGCGCTGTCCCGAGTGGTCCCACCTTCCAGTCGCCCACCGGCCCGGCGCGGTCCGGGAGCCGGCCGCTCGGCGCCCCACCGCTGGCAAGTGACTCTGCCGACCGCTACCGTCCGCCGAGGTCCAGGTTCCCTGCAGTGGTCTCGCTGGCGGTCGTCCTGGTGGTCGCCCTGGTCGTCGTGATCGCGACACTGGTCGCGAACAGCAACGACCGCAACGTCAGCGCACCGACCCCCGCCCCCACCGTGAGCCGGGTCCGGCCGACTGCCGCTCCCTCCGGCAACTCGATCGACTTCACGTCGACCGAGGGCTCCGGCCGGCTGCAGATCCTCGAGCATGAATGGGTGACCGGCGGCGCCGAGCCGCCGATCTCGGGCAGCTATCTGCGGATCGAGATCGAGCTGAGCTCGACCGACGGCGAGATCAGCTATGACTCCGCCTTCTTCCAGGCGTTCGACGCCCGCGGACAACTGTTCGACTCGACCCATCTCGGCGCCAAGGATCCGCTGCTCGACATCGGCGTGCTCCGTCCGGGTCAGCGGGTCCGGGGATTCATCTCCTTCGACATGCCCCGCGGTGATGTGACGCTGCTGATGAGCAACGAGAGCTATGAGTCGGTGACGGCGATCAAGATCCAGGACTGACGGCATCGTAGGCTCTGCGCTATGCCAGAACTCGAGCAGCTGACCTATCGAGGCTGGGAGGTGCTGCGACTGACCACCGAAGAGGTGACGGTCGACGTCGTCCCAGGCCTCGGTGGCACCATCATCTCTCTCCAACGCCGCTCGGACGGGACCGATGTTCTGCTGCGCACACCGTGGGGGTTGCGGGCCAGGGGTGCCGCCACCTTGCCCGGTGACTCGGACACGATGATGATCGACTCCTTTGCGGGTGGCTGGCAGACGACCTTTCCCAACGGCGGGAACTCCGCCATCGTGCACGGGGCGGAGTGGGGCTATGACGGCGAGGCCAGAGTCACTCCGATGGACTGGGAGCTCAGCGGCACGTCGGTGATCATGACCGGGCATCTGGTACGCAGCCCGTTCGAGATCACCAAGATCATCTCGCTGTCGGGGTCCACCGTGACGCTGGCCGAGACGGTACGCAACACCGGTGCGGAGTCGATGGAGGTGATGTGGGGAAGCCAGGTCTCCTTCGGCCCGCCGCTGCTCGGTCCGGACACGATCGTCGATGCCGCAGCAGCGACCGTGCACCCGGACTCGACCATCGTCTACCGCGCCAACTACGAGGACATCACGCCCTGGCCCCGAACGCTGGGCGATGACTCGATGATCAACCTGCGCAACCTGCCGGGCCCTGACGGCGATGAGATGCGCCTGGCCTACCTGGGCGACTTCTATCGCCCGCACCTTTCGGTGACCAATCCCGATCTCGACCTGTGCGTGACCTTCGAGTGGGATGCGGAGATGTGGCCCTACGTCTGGTACTCGCTCGAGGCCGGTCACCGGGAAGGCTTCCCCTGGTACGGCAACGGCTACTTCCTCACCCTGCAACCCGGCTCGAGCTGGCCCGCGCACGGGCTGCACGATGCCCGCAGGATCTCCCAGACCACGGTGTGGGTGCCGCCCGGCGGAGCCAAGTCCGCCCATCTCTCGCTGACGATCGGCGCGCCGACGCTCAGGTCTTGACGGTGCACCGGTCGGAAGGCTGACCTGCCGCGGCTGCGCGGCCGGCCGCTCAGCGGAGCTCCCGGCGGATCACCAGCTTGAGCCCGGACCATACGTCGCTGATCGCGCAGACCTTGACGTCGACCAGCCCGGTCGGCAGCACTAGGTCGCGGATCAGGTTCTCGGTGATGTCGGTCGGCACCCTGCTCGCCCGCTTCGGCCAGCCGACCCAGATCATGCCGTCCGGTGCGATCGCCGCACGGAGGGCGTCGAGCCGGTCAGCCAGCTCCGCCAGCCTGGTCGTGAAGATCAGCACCAGGTCGGCGTGACCAGCGACCCGCCGGCCGATCGGCAGGTCGCCAGGCAGTGAGCTGACCCAGCTCTCGAGCTCTCTGGGCGTCGACAGCAGGACGATGCGCATGCCCGGCTTGATGCCCAGCTTCCGCGCCAGCGGCGTACCGGAGTAGCCCTCGGTCATAGCAAGAGGATGCCCTGCAGGGCTCTAGCGTCGCGTCGCGGCGTGCGAGGCGGTCCGTTCCTGGACCGCGACCGAGGCTGCTCGCCAGTGCCGCTGGCTGATGGTGGCGATCAGCGCGGCAGACGCCACGCCGATGGCGGCACCGCCGAAGGACCAGTTCAGGCCGTGGAAGTCGATCAGCACCCCGGCAAGAGCGGTGCCGGCCGCAGCGCCGGTGGTGTTGGAGGCGGACAGCAGCGCCTGCGCCTCGTTGAGACGGTGCTGCGGGGCGAGATGGTCGAGCAGGTTCTGCTGCATGATCAGAGTCGGGGCGATCGTCACGCCGGTGACGAAGAGCAACGGCATCAGCACCCACAGCGACAGATGCGGTATGCCGATCAGCAGCGCCATCACCCCCAGCAGGACAGCGAAGAGCCCCAACAGCACGGGTACCGCCCTGCGCTCCTCGAAGCGCCAGGCCCGGGCACCGAAGGCCAGCCCGCCGATGGCACTGCCGCCCGCGATCGCGGCGAACAGCAGGCCGACCCGCTGGGTGCCGCCGAGCAGTTCCCCAGCCGTGGCCGCCATCGAGGTGTCGAGCTGGCCGAACCCCACACTGAGGGCGATCATCACGAACAGCACGGCGGCGACTCCGGTGGCGGCCAGTGCGGACCGCTCGCCCCGGTGCGGCGGGAACGTCGCGGTCTCCG is a window from the Microlunatus panaciterrae genome containing:
- a CDS encoding DUF4192 domain-containing protein, coding for MTRRNRPRRRINTTGSRLPRDGRSRLKVTGSADFLAVVPYLLGFHPSESLVMVLVDSGELVMTARVDLVPLEFVDVLTERMCDVVSRQEASGVLLIAYSATSWPAGEILDQVAAAMPIAVIDAIHADGSRWWSRCCTSADCCPPEGTPYRIDDHPLAAEAVYAGLAAAPGRESLTRMVSGPAATDLAELQRTARRVRDELEVLPRRRRQQLMESSVRRLLDEAANLTDEECARLAVLGLDLEVRDIAWAMMTRFDATRHVDLWHQVVARTVPPMELAPLGLLAMAGWISGNGALQVACIERMQRLDPGYGLLRLLDDINQRALPPSWWDEFSGEMRSQLGLARR
- a CDS encoding carbohydrate kinase family protein encodes the protein MTRFVVCGETLIDLVKSAEAPRDHFSSTWFALSAGGPMNTAVALGRLGADCHFLGRLSSDDFGVQLRNHIESAGVLLDLATVTDQSTSIAVVTLDADGVASYAFHFADTANFNWRPGELPVLDRADWLHIASLACVVKPGADVLLDWAASVQAPISYDINVRPTVITDPAAYWALVEPWLQVVGRGNGVVKASDEDLKFLARVVSPSATPDELAAQWVEQYDLGLAVVTLGAGGAVAVRRGGESVRVAGFPTSVVDTVGAGDTFMAGFLDGYVSDPADLVGALRRGAAAASIVCSRKGAQPPTTAEVNALLALGQTG
- a CDS encoding DUF4352 domain-containing protein, giving the protein MVSLAVVLVVALVVVIATLVANSNDRNVSAPTPAPTVSRVRPTAAPSGNSIDFTSTEGSGRLQILEHEWVTGGAEPPISGSYLRIEIELSSTDGEISYDSAFFQAFDARGQLFDSTHLGAKDPLLDIGVLRPGQRVRGFISFDMPRGDVTLLMSNESYESVTAIKIQD
- a CDS encoding DUF3052 family protein, whose amino-acid sequence is MTEGYSGTPLARKLGIKPGMRIVLLSTPRELESWVSSLPGDLPIGRRVAGHADLVLIFTTRLAELADRLDALRAAIAPDGMIWVGWPKRASRVPTDITENLIRDLVLPTGLVDVKVCAISDVWSGLKLVIRRELR
- a CDS encoding MFS transporter; this encodes MGGDVIGTGVRAYLRLLRYGPAARPFIAATIARLPIAMAPIGILLLVQQERGAYSIAGLVTGAFAVGSAAGTPVWGRLMDRFGQTRVLLPTSTASATLLVSLALATVLGGPIALLVVLAALAGLSFPPMSPAMRAAWRVVFPDPASRRVAFALDATSVELIFVGGPLLLSALLAFSVPVIPLLVTAGLMAGGGIAYCRTDAARQCRPVHPGQGDPETATFPPHRGERSALAATGVAAVLFVMIALSVGFGQLDTSMAATAGELLGGTQRVGLLFAAIAGGSAIGGLAFGARAWRFEERRAVPVLLGLFAVLLGVMALLIGIPHLSLWVLMPLLFVTGVTIAPTLIMQQNLLDHLAPQHRLNEAQALLSASNTTGAAAGTALAGVLIDFHGLNWSFGGAAIGVASAALIATISQRHWRAASVAVQERTASHAATRR
- a CDS encoding [protein-PII] uridylyltransferase: MRSPWETTAGPDRRRLMSESVERALVELYAEVGAPTAGVALAAVGSLGRRELGPRSDIDLVLLHDGTRRRDINALAESLWYPLWDSRIRLDYSVRTAQECIAVAAHELSAGVGLLDLRAIAGDAELVAGTRSALLAGWRNGARKRLPELLTSIDERSAQYGDAAYLLEPDLKEARGGFRDMTMLRALAATWLTDRPHDSVRQPYQRLLDVRDGLHLSSGRTLDRLLAAEAPEVARLLGYAAVDDLRREVSLDARRIGHAVDLTVRAARQVLPPKRVMSFARKERKPVYSRAEHGLIIHLGEVGLDRLTTPSTPLIDLRAGALASQRGLVLSPVTAANLGEHAPTPPTPWPVEAREALLQLLAGGQHLIPVWEALELAGCVSRWIPQWEAIRAQPQHNPIHRHTVDRHSIQAVAEAAPALTQVERPDVLLLACLLHDIGKQPGAGADHAELGAPIARQVVEAMGLPSRDADLVERLVRHHLTLAELATRRDHADPATSEALVEAVDGRAEVLRLLRRLTEADARAAGPSAWSPWRAQLINALADRVESRLAGEEHTPDTKSADVGLARSVRLDGQPRIRLESAPGGIQLVIAAQDRLGLFSDTAGLLAAHAISVRSAALSTIDGIGVNTWRVDKQLAADLPDLAYLVKQLERLQDGDPTVLAAVRRREARSGADAALSSPHVALIESASDSAAVVEVRTTDRSGLLYALGRALSDRRLSIRSAHISTLAGQAIDTFYLTEVDQSAPNPARAREAVQVLTEAALGSAAQPV